From a single Xanthobacter dioxanivorans genomic region:
- a CDS encoding luciferase domain-containing protein, which yields MLAAIAAFAGTLPGSTSCEAPFQTPGHGFALDEELARGQPEAFVSDPVWLILRADGAMHLGLRPEWAQRILTLGWGTVHPFARYMAGAVPPQSLIVFAPRDEEELIAARSIIEAAYGYAVGRIGDVILPDTRW from the coding sequence TTGCTGGCCGCAATCGCGGCCTTTGCGGGCACCTTGCCCGGCAGCACCTCCTGCGAGGCGCCATTCCAAACGCCCGGACATGGCTTCGCCCTTGACGAAGAACTCGCGCGGGGCCAGCCCGAGGCCTTTGTCAGCGACCCTGTCTGGCTAATCCTGCGCGCCGACGGCGCGATGCATCTCGGCTTGCGCCCGGAATGGGCACAACGGATTCTGACGCTTGGCTGGGGAACCGTTCATCCCTTCGCCCGCTACATGGCCGGTGCGGTGCCGCCGCAAAGCCTGATCGTCTTTGCCCCAAGGGACGAAGAAGAGCTGATCGCCGCGCGTTCGATCATAGAGGCTGCCTACGGATATGCTGTTGGCAGGATCGGCGACGTCATCCTGCCGGACACGCGTTGGTAG